A segment of the Solanum lycopersicum chromosome 9, SLM_r2.1 genome:
AAAGACTCATCTTCTTGCACAAATAATGGTGTTGGAAGATCCTTCAGTTCATTTGACTTCGTATCAAAGTATATAATTGTAGAAGTTTTACGTACAAAAGTTtcgattttatttttcaaacccCAATATACACGTCCTTCGATGCAAACTCCCCCAACGCACAAAAATAACCTTAAATTAGGTTGTAGTACTAAACTAGAGAGATTTTGCACTAGTATAGGGAGATCAATTTTGATCCTTAACCAAGAACCTTCACTCGTAGAATAGACAACGTAAAACGCACTATAAATCAatataactttataatcatCGGTGTCAGAATCATAACACAACCCGCAAGCATAAGGAATGTTGTAGCTATAAAGTTTATTATATGGACACTCGATAATACGATGTTGTCTAGACGATGGATTCCATAAAACAAAATTCTTGTACGCCTTAGGTCTCTTTGATAGTACCAAACCATCACATGAGCACAAAATACGAGCACGTTGGAATTTCCTTAtaggaaaatttattttttccacgATACGATTTTCCAAGtgtataaattcaaattcaccCATGGCTCTTTGTAACATGATCTTTTGACGTCCCAACGCTTTGGATTGATCGCGTTGAGCTTTCGCGAACATATTGTTGTCGGAGATTATAACgttccatgacttagaaacAGATTTGAAACGTAACAAAGATGGAACAGGTACCTTAATAAGGATGTCGAAAAGGATATCATGTGGAATAACACATGTATCGTTTTCATACATGGCCTTTCGTAATTTTGTCTTCGACATTGTTATTGtttatttcatataatatattataataatgttatgaatttaatttaattatatagagAAGTAACTTTCATAAATAAGGACAAATTAATAGGATTTATAATCCTTTTTCTATTTGTATTAGGAAAGACAAATAAACATGATGAATCAATTTTATTACTGCACTGCCACTCATGTTGGTACGTTTATTGGAATTGTATTATTAGAGGGAAAGGGATAAAATAAATAGTCGTGATcagtaaattttatattaatttatttaatctttgccttgtatatataatttaatacaccaatttgtatattattttatacctAGTAGTCCACGTCTCAAATATTGGTCATCCttgcaaaaaattatattagtaaggaataattgttattttagaagTTTAAGATGAATATtaattactatatattttttatttattttatctttagtaATAACTATTgtaaatcaaataaagaattGTGCAAAGATATAAAAATTGGCAAGACTCGAAATATAAATCGTAAAACTAGTCAATTTACTCTCTGTTCgacaacaattttattttatttaaaaaaaaaaagatttttagaaTGAAACAAAAACTCCTCCatttatttagtaaaattaaAGACTAGATTTATTATAAGGTTTGTTGTAGAATTTATTCTTTAGGTGACGGTtctaacataatttttaaattcaaatttgcaTATTGTAGAATTTATTCTTTAGGTGGTGgttctaatataatttttaaatttaaattcgcaGATTGTAGACGattctaatataattttttccatatctaGATGCTTGATCAAACGCTAACATAAACAAATTACCGATGATTAAATACTAGCAATAATAATTTACAacttaaaaactattaaattaATGGATAAATTTAGTAATTCGATTGattaactatttaaattttctcGTAGTATTtacgaaagaaaaaaaaaagacttatgATAATGCGTGAAATCTCCAAAAAGTATTAGCCTTATATTAAACCAaaacaaacatatatttaattcaaccatatgaatcatataattaagattacaacatatatttaattcaacaatatgaatcatataattaagattAAATCAAATAGAGCATATCTATCATTAACCATTTAATTTACAGTTTTCTAATCCTTATGTCCAATTTCGTAACCAATTGAAAACGAAACAAAGATTTAACGATAGCTATATATCGTTAAAAAAAAAGGACTTATCAgactctctttctctttctctttcttgtcttCTCGATTTTGAGACTCGGGAAATATAAACTATCCAAACATGTTGAAATAACGCGAAGGTTCCTATTCGTTGATATTGGAGATTTCGTAAGCAGTTGTTGTCTAGGATCATATATAAAGAGTCGTGAAGTTATATATTCTTGAAAGACAAATTCACCATTTCTCGTGCAACACAATAGGGTTGTAtggtttataaatgttttgCAAATGGTTGGCAAATTGCATACTTTCGTTAacaacttccatccttcttgtTCCATGATCCATATCTCCAATTCAAGACTATGGGCATTGCCACCATATAAACCAAGACAATCGTTCAAAATAGTCGTTAAACCAAAAAATTCATTATCCTTTACAAAATCTAGTCGTAAAAGCCCCTTTAATTCATCTGATTTCCCGTCAAAATATATAATCCCAGAATTACTTTCTCCAATATTGTTGGTGTATGTGTAGATCCAATAAACACGATCTCCAATACTAATTCCCTCATTCAAGGAACAACCATCTAGTACATGATAACtatttgaacttattttctTACTCCAACGATCATTCTTCAAAGAGTACATACCATAACTCGACTTATAAATCAATATAATCCTGTAATCATCAACACTAGAATCATAAAAAATCCCACAAGCGTTCGGAACTTTGCCTTTATAGTTAAAATAAGGACACGCAAGAGGTTTATATTCTCTAGT
Coding sequences within it:
- the LOC138338291 gene encoding F-box/kelch-repeat protein At3g06240-like, which gives rise to MDFDEVTCIVPTDILYLILIKIPIFKSLLRFKSVSKSWNVMISDNEFKRTHRDESKALRREKLLLLKHSTNEFGFREFETSQLDIIAKEIFLPRKFRKAKVLCSCDGLFLLKNPMAYKSYILWNPSTREYKPLACPYFNYKGKVPNACGIFYDSSVDDYRIILIYKSSYGMYSLKNDRWSKKISSNSYHVLDGCSLNEGISIGDRVYWIYTYTNNIGESNSGIIYFDGKSDELKGLLRLDFVKDNEFFGLTTILNDCLGLYGGNAHSLELEIWIMEQEGWKLLTKVCNLPTICKTFINHTTLLCCTRNGEFVFQEYITSRLFIYDPRQQLLTKSPISTNRNLRVISTCLDSLYFPSLKIEKTRKRKRKRV